A genomic stretch from Verrucomicrobiota bacterium includes:
- the gyrB gene encoding DNA topoisomerase (ATP-hydrolyzing) subunit B, with amino-acid sequence MADQTPKDAPERDEENKLEKVDQGYDASQIDKLEGLEAVRKRPGMYIGDPDLRGLHHCVFEVLDNSIDEHLAGYCQLVTVTINVDGSITITDDGRGIPVDIHPKFGIPAVELVLTSLHAGGKFGQGAYKYSGGLHGVGAKCVNALSDWFKAEVHRDEKVHSITFERGKTSKPLEVVGKVPKGQTGTIITFFPDATIFTDSIEFEFDRLAKRLRELAFLNPGLTIELADERPESEAKSTFYYAKGIEEFVAQLGENKTLVHPDPVVLRGKREVEVDYDGKITKDDVFADVVFQYNDSYQDQILCYANSIPNADGGTHLTGFRGALTRSINQYAKSNKILKDKDPALSGDDVREGLVCVISIKMPNPRFSSQTKDKLVNAEIEGVVSSIVYEGLQTHFEENPNLAKTIIDKAVNAARAREAARKARETVRKSVLSGGGLPGKLADCSERDPSKSEIYIVEGDSAGGSAKSGRNRTTQAILPLRGKVINVEKARLHRALQNKEIQAMITAIGAGIGEGDQEGAFNIEKVRYHKVIIMTDADVDGSHIRTLLLTFFCRHMPELVREGYLYIAQPPLYKVTRKKREEYVADDADLNRILISLGSDDIYLRKPGTESQVDPDLLASVLEVLAQMKRYTRTLEGHGGDFREFLAAADGTHLPEYLVRIREGNAEEIKYFLHERDLLLFAEDNRDLQLFQEELSDEEVETFRQEYGSMPRRAVKYELHEAAALEKLLERLREFGVETEPFFSDDQPIYELAEGGGAEAETLPVFNLFEILDRVLEIGRKGMRIQRFKGLGEMNAKELYSTTMDPEQRKLLRVRLDEENQIEADKMFDILMGDIVEPRKRFIEDNALNVQNLDV; translated from the coding sequence ATGGCTGATCAGACACCGAAGGACGCACCGGAGAGAGACGAAGAGAACAAACTAGAGAAAGTCGACCAGGGTTACGACGCCTCCCAGATCGACAAGCTGGAAGGCCTGGAGGCGGTCCGCAAGCGGCCGGGGATGTATATTGGCGATCCCGATCTCCGGGGGCTCCATCACTGCGTTTTTGAGGTGCTCGACAACTCGATCGATGAGCACCTGGCGGGGTATTGTCAGCTCGTCACGGTGACCATCAATGTGGATGGGTCGATCACCATCACCGACGACGGGCGAGGCATCCCGGTCGACATCCATCCCAAGTTCGGCATCCCGGCCGTCGAACTCGTCCTGACCAGTCTCCATGCGGGCGGCAAATTCGGGCAGGGAGCCTACAAATACTCCGGGGGACTGCACGGAGTCGGCGCCAAGTGCGTCAACGCCCTCTCCGATTGGTTCAAGGCCGAGGTGCACCGCGATGAAAAAGTCCACTCCATCACCTTCGAGCGCGGCAAAACCTCGAAGCCCTTGGAAGTCGTCGGCAAGGTCCCTAAAGGCCAGACCGGCACCATCATCACCTTTTTCCCGGACGCGACCATTTTCACTGACTCGATCGAGTTTGAGTTCGATCGCTTGGCCAAGCGGCTGCGGGAACTCGCTTTCCTCAATCCGGGCCTTACGATCGAGTTGGCGGATGAGCGACCGGAGTCAGAAGCCAAGTCGACCTTCTACTATGCCAAAGGAATCGAAGAGTTTGTGGCTCAACTGGGCGAGAACAAGACTCTGGTTCACCCTGATCCAGTGGTCCTACGCGGCAAGCGTGAGGTGGAGGTCGACTACGATGGGAAAATCACCAAAGACGATGTCTTCGCAGACGTCGTTTTCCAATACAACGACAGCTACCAGGATCAAATTCTTTGCTATGCCAATAGCATTCCCAATGCGGACGGTGGGACCCACCTGACAGGCTTCCGGGGGGCTCTCACCCGGTCCATCAATCAATACGCCAAATCCAATAAGATTCTCAAAGACAAGGATCCGGCGCTCAGCGGGGATGATGTCCGCGAGGGCTTGGTGTGCGTCATCAGCATCAAGATGCCCAACCCTCGGTTCAGTTCCCAAACCAAGGACAAATTGGTCAATGCGGAGATCGAAGGCGTGGTCAGCTCCATCGTCTATGAGGGGCTCCAAACCCACTTTGAGGAGAACCCCAATCTCGCGAAGACCATTATCGATAAGGCGGTCAACGCAGCCCGGGCGCGGGAGGCCGCGCGCAAAGCTCGCGAGACGGTCCGGAAGTCGGTGCTCTCAGGAGGGGGCTTGCCTGGCAAGCTGGCTGACTGCTCCGAACGCGATCCCTCCAAATCCGAAATTTACATCGTGGAGGGCGATTCTGCGGGCGGCTCGGCCAAGTCGGGTCGCAACCGCACCACGCAAGCGATTCTCCCGCTTCGGGGCAAAGTGATCAATGTGGAGAAGGCAAGATTGCATCGCGCTCTCCAGAACAAGGAAATCCAAGCCATGATTACGGCCATTGGAGCGGGCATTGGAGAAGGCGACCAGGAGGGAGCTTTCAACATCGAGAAAGTGCGTTACCACAAGGTCATCATCATGACGGATGCGGATGTCGATGGCTCACACATCCGCACGCTCTTGCTGACTTTTTTCTGTCGCCACATGCCCGAGCTGGTCCGGGAGGGCTACCTCTACATCGCCCAGCCTCCTCTCTACAAAGTGACCCGCAAAAAGCGGGAGGAGTATGTCGCGGACGATGCCGATCTCAATCGAATTCTGATCTCTTTGGGGTCGGATGACATTTATCTCCGAAAACCTGGAACAGAGAGTCAGGTCGACCCTGATTTGCTGGCAAGTGTTTTGGAGGTGCTGGCGCAGATGAAGCGTTACACCAGGACCCTGGAGGGCCATGGAGGCGATTTCCGGGAGTTCCTAGCGGCCGCGGACGGGACTCACTTGCCGGAATACTTGGTCCGCATCCGAGAGGGCAATGCCGAGGAAATCAAATATTTCCTTCACGAGCGGGACCTCTTGCTCTTTGCAGAAGACAACCGCGATTTGCAGCTCTTCCAGGAAGAATTGAGCGACGAAGAAGTGGAAACGTTCCGACAAGAGTATGGCAGTATGCCACGGCGGGCCGTGAAGTATGAGCTGCACGAGGCGGCCGCCCTAGAGAAGCTTTTGGAGCGCTTGCGGGAGTTTGGGGTTGAGACGGAGCCCTTCTTTTCCGACGACCAGCCGATTTACGAACTGGCCGAGGGAGGGGGAGCAGAGGCGGAGACCCTTCCAGTGTTCAATCTCTTCGAAATTCTGGATCGCGTCTTGGAAATTGGCCGCAAGGGCATGCGCATCCAACGCTTCAAGGGGCTGGGTGAAATGAATGCCAAGGAGCTTTACTCGACCACCATGGACCCCGAACAACGCAAACTGCTTCGGGTCCGCTTAGACGAGGAAAACCAGATCGAAGCGGATAAGATGTTTGATATTCTTATGGGTGATATCGTGGAACCGCGGAAGCGTTTCATCGAAGACAATGCGCTCAATGTCCAGAATCTGGATGTGTGA
- a CDS encoding polymer-forming cytoskeletal protein → MTATKNILSSDVEIKGSLKFSNDLVIDGVIEGEIISDGNLTVGENADVKGEIKVKSVSVFGKVEGNVTVTDRCELKSNSELNGDVQASVLSIEEGAAFTGRSTVGAAAKKAAAAASSSAPKPVGSAS, encoded by the coding sequence ATGACTGCCACCAAAAACATCCTCTCGAGCGACGTCGAAATCAAAGGTTCGCTCAAGTTTTCCAACGATCTCGTAATCGATGGCGTGATTGAAGGAGAAATCATCTCCGATGGGAACCTGACGGTGGGCGAAAACGCTGACGTCAAAGGGGAAATCAAGGTCAAGAGCGTGAGCGTTTTCGGCAAGGTCGAAGGCAACGTCACTGTGACCGACCGCTGTGAGCTCAAGTCGAACTCCGAATTGAATGGTGACGTCCAGGCTTCGGTCCTCTCGATCGAAGAAGGAGCTGCCTTTACGGGTCGCTCTACCGTAGGAGCGGCCGCCAAGAAGGCCGCCGCGGCGGCCTCCTCAAGCGCTCCCAAACCGGTCGGTTCCGCGAGCTAA
- the nadA gene encoding quinolinate synthase NadA produces the protein MVLNQLDLRQEILRLKDERKAVLLAHNYQIGPIQDLADYVGDSLGLSYRAKEADADVIVFCGVHFMAETAKIVNPAKTVVIPEVEAGCSLEESCPAPELEAFLQEHQDQDYYVVAYINCSAGVKALSDVIVTSGNALKIVQKIPEERNILFVPDQNLGAWVMEKTGRKMTLWEGSCYVHVEFTRDSIQLIKDQHPDASVVAHPECTYAVRLLADEVCSTEKMIDYCRDSPQKNIIVVTESGMLHRIRKEVPEKNLIAGPTDNCACADCRFMKMNTVEKLHACLEDLRPQVEIPEEIRRKAEAPILRMLEWSR, from the coding sequence ATGGTCCTGAATCAACTCGATCTTCGACAGGAAATCCTCCGTCTTAAAGACGAGCGGAAGGCGGTCTTGCTGGCTCACAACTACCAGATCGGACCCATCCAAGACTTGGCTGACTACGTGGGAGACTCTCTTGGTCTTTCCTACCGGGCCAAAGAGGCGGATGCCGACGTCATCGTCTTCTGTGGGGTCCACTTTATGGCGGAAACCGCCAAAATCGTCAACCCAGCCAAGACGGTGGTCATTCCCGAGGTGGAGGCAGGCTGCTCGCTCGAGGAATCCTGCCCCGCCCCCGAGTTGGAGGCCTTTCTCCAGGAGCACCAGGACCAGGATTATTACGTCGTCGCCTACATCAATTGCAGCGCCGGAGTGAAGGCGCTCTCCGACGTCATCGTCACGAGCGGCAACGCGCTCAAAATTGTCCAGAAGATCCCCGAGGAGCGCAATATCCTCTTCGTGCCCGACCAAAATCTAGGCGCCTGGGTCATGGAAAAAACCGGTCGGAAAATGACTCTCTGGGAGGGTTCTTGCTATGTGCATGTGGAATTCACCCGTGACAGCATCCAACTAATCAAGGACCAGCACCCGGACGCCTCAGTGGTCGCTCATCCCGAATGCACCTACGCCGTCCGGCTTCTCGCAGATGAGGTTTGCAGCACGGAAAAGATGATCGACTACTGCCGGGATTCCCCTCAAAAGAATATTATCGTGGTGACCGAGTCCGGCATGCTCCATCGCATCCGCAAGGAGGTTCCGGAGAAGAATCTTATCGCCGGCCCCACCGACAATTGCGCCTGCGCCGACTGCCGCTTCATGAAAATGAACACCGTCGAAAAACTCCACGCCTGCCTCGAGGATCTCCGTCCTCAGGTGGAAATCCCCGAAGAGATTCGAAGGAAGGCCGAGGCCCCCATTCTCCGCATGTTGGAATGGAGCCGCTGA
- the lipA gene encoding lipoyl synthase: protein MSCRIDPGLHQEKKPDWIKVRLPNNPVFWSTKGLVSDLRLHTVCEEAQCPNRWECWGQGTATFMIAGDRCTRACGFCAVKTARPMALEEDEPIRVAEATRRMRLRHVVITAVARDDVKDGGAEHFAQTIEAVRFVNPGIIIEVLVPDFNDRDWALEKVMEARPHIFNHNLETVERLTPLVRSRAKYQRSLTVLRKAKEMAGGKVATKSGIMLGLGEKDDEILKVMDDLLAHQVTVLTMGQYLRPSQKHLPVVEYVRPEKFDELKEVALHKGFRHVASGPLVRSSYHAGDFKPEEDLIDAIEEEAKEAKKESKPEAAVA from the coding sequence ATGTCTTGTCGAATTGATCCCGGACTCCATCAGGAGAAAAAGCCTGACTGGATCAAAGTCCGCCTTCCGAACAACCCGGTTTTTTGGTCGACCAAGGGACTGGTGTCCGATCTTCGCCTCCACACAGTCTGCGAAGAAGCCCAGTGCCCCAACCGTTGGGAGTGCTGGGGCCAAGGCACTGCGACCTTCATGATCGCGGGAGACCGCTGCACCCGGGCCTGCGGCTTCTGCGCCGTCAAAACCGCGCGCCCCATGGCTCTGGAAGAAGACGAGCCGATCCGCGTGGCTGAAGCCACTCGCCGGATGCGTCTGCGACACGTCGTCATCACAGCTGTGGCCCGAGATGACGTCAAAGACGGAGGGGCGGAACACTTTGCCCAAACCATCGAGGCGGTTCGATTCGTCAATCCGGGAATCATCATTGAAGTCCTGGTGCCCGACTTCAATGACCGGGATTGGGCCCTCGAAAAAGTTATGGAAGCCCGCCCCCATATTTTCAATCACAACCTCGAGACAGTAGAGCGCTTGACGCCCTTGGTGCGCAGTCGCGCCAAATACCAACGTTCCTTGACCGTCCTGCGCAAAGCGAAAGAAATGGCAGGCGGCAAGGTCGCCACCAAAAGCGGAATCATGCTGGGGCTGGGCGAGAAGGACGACGAGATTCTCAAGGTAATGGACGATTTGCTCGCGCATCAGGTCACTGTCTTGACGATGGGCCAATATCTCCGACCCAGCCAAAAGCACCTCCCGGTAGTCGAGTATGTCAGGCCGGAGAAATTTGATGAGCTGAAAGAGGTCGCTCTCCACAAGGGGTTCCGTCATGTGGCCTCTGGCCCTCTCGTTCGGAGTTCCTACCACGCGGGCGACTTCAAGCCCGAAGAAGATCTGATCGACGCCATCGAAGAGGAGGCCAAGGAAGCGAAGAAGGAAAGCAAGCCAGAAGCAGCCGTCGCTTAA
- the recR gene encoding recombination mediator RecR — MARIEYPREVSQVIAAFRNLPGVGPKSAERMALWLLDSQRADVLEMTRAFSEAAEVIAICPRCGFFQGREECLNCSERPQESSTLCVVERASDVIAMERTGAFKGSYHCLGGKLSPLDHIGPEELRIPTLVERIREGGVSEVILATGSDVEGEATANYLFELLAPEPVTVTRLAQGMPAGGGLESADDLTLLRAFANRRSLERE, encoded by the coding sequence GTGGCCCGGATCGAGTATCCACGGGAAGTGTCCCAGGTCATCGCGGCCTTTCGGAATCTTCCGGGGGTGGGCCCCAAGAGTGCCGAGCGGATGGCCTTGTGGCTCTTGGATAGCCAGCGAGCGGATGTTTTGGAAATGACGCGCGCCTTTTCCGAGGCGGCCGAGGTCATTGCGATTTGTCCGCGGTGCGGGTTTTTTCAGGGTCGGGAAGAATGCCTCAATTGTTCGGAGCGCCCCCAAGAAAGCAGCACTCTCTGCGTGGTGGAAAGGGCTTCGGATGTCATTGCCATGGAGCGGACGGGCGCTTTCAAGGGCTCCTATCATTGCCTGGGTGGGAAGCTCTCGCCTCTGGATCACATCGGGCCAGAGGAGTTGCGGATTCCAACCTTGGTCGAGCGCATTCGCGAAGGCGGAGTGAGCGAGGTGATTTTGGCGACCGGCTCGGACGTAGAAGGAGAGGCGACCGCCAACTACCTCTTCGAGTTGCTCGCGCCGGAGCCCGTCACTGTGACACGTTTGGCGCAGGGCATGCCCGCAGGGGGAGGCTTGGAATCGGCCGATGACTTGACGCTTTTGCGGGCTTTTGCCAATCGGCGGTCCCTGGAGCGAGAATGA
- a CDS encoding AAA family ATPase yields the protein MSDDDKKTDRPDPEEMSRKLQEFLKSNFGGNVFSFAGGPPSSATKEAKSPPPVEEEEGYNIFDFSLRPRDVKAHLDRFVIRQDDAKKALSIAVCDHYNHAKIVRKMEEEDPEAAREIEFHKQNVIILGPTGVGKTYLVKHIAELIGVPFVKADATKFSETGYVGADVDDLVRDLVKKANGDVDLAEYGIIYIDEVDKLASQASQGARDVSGRGVQTTLLKLMEETEVALRNPMDIQSQMQAMMEMQRGGAKSKKDTINTRHILFIVSGAFSGLNEIVTKRLRSGEIGFGARTSTGPEASEVFRHSSTQDFIDYGFEAEFIGRLPVRVVCDPLKARDLFEIMKTSEGSLIRQYEREFSAYGISAVFDEEALHLIAERAVGENTGARGLVTVCERLLRDYKFELPGTSVNEILINRWFVENPHEAIEEYRRKGAEVCLGKVREEMEIYARKFEEKYGVKLLFQDDAVEVLSEKALSDNLSAMQLGEHLFKDYQFGLKLIQKNTGREEFVIDRAAIEDPEGTLSRWVVESYNRAEAPRMEP from the coding sequence ATGTCCGACGACGATAAAAAAACCGATCGCCCCGATCCCGAAGAAATGAGCCGCAAGCTGCAGGAGTTTCTTAAGAGCAACTTTGGGGGCAATGTGTTTTCCTTTGCTGGAGGACCGCCATCCTCTGCGACCAAAGAAGCCAAGAGTCCTCCACCAGTCGAAGAAGAAGAGGGTTACAACATTTTTGATTTCAGTCTCCGCCCACGCGATGTCAAAGCGCACCTCGATCGCTTTGTCATCCGCCAGGATGACGCCAAGAAGGCGCTCAGCATCGCTGTCTGCGATCACTACAATCATGCGAAGATCGTCCGTAAGATGGAGGAGGAGGACCCTGAAGCGGCCCGGGAGATCGAATTTCACAAGCAGAACGTCATCATCTTGGGGCCGACCGGGGTGGGCAAGACCTACTTGGTGAAGCACATCGCCGAGCTGATCGGCGTTCCTTTTGTGAAAGCCGATGCCACGAAATTCAGCGAAACCGGCTACGTGGGGGCAGACGTCGATGACCTGGTGAGGGATTTGGTCAAAAAGGCCAACGGAGACGTCGACCTCGCCGAATATGGAATCATCTACATTGATGAGGTCGACAAGCTGGCTTCCCAAGCCAGCCAAGGCGCCCGTGATGTCAGCGGGCGAGGGGTGCAGACCACCTTGCTCAAGCTCATGGAAGAGACCGAGGTCGCTTTGCGCAATCCCATGGACATCCAATCGCAGATGCAGGCCATGATGGAGATGCAGCGCGGCGGCGCCAAGTCAAAGAAAGACACCATCAACACGCGGCACATTCTCTTCATCGTGAGTGGAGCCTTTTCCGGTCTCAATGAGATCGTGACCAAGCGTTTGCGCAGCGGAGAGATCGGCTTTGGGGCTCGCACTTCGACGGGGCCGGAGGCCTCTGAGGTCTTTCGCCATTCCAGCACTCAGGATTTTATCGATTATGGCTTTGAGGCGGAATTCATCGGCCGACTGCCAGTGAGGGTGGTTTGCGATCCGCTCAAGGCCCGAGATTTGTTCGAAATCATGAAGACTTCCGAAGGGAGTTTGATTCGGCAATACGAACGAGAGTTTTCCGCTTACGGAATCAGTGCGGTCTTCGATGAGGAGGCGCTTCATCTGATCGCGGAGCGCGCCGTGGGGGAGAACACGGGGGCCCGTGGATTGGTGACGGTTTGCGAGCGGCTTTTGCGCGACTACAAATTCGAGCTGCCGGGGACTTCGGTGAACGAGATTTTGATCAACCGTTGGTTTGTAGAGAATCCGCACGAAGCGATTGAGGAGTATCGCCGCAAAGGGGCGGAGGTCTGCCTTGGCAAAGTCCGCGAAGAAATGGAAATCTATGCCCGCAAATTTGAGGAAAAATATGGAGTGAAGCTTCTTTTTCAAGACGACGCGGTCGAAGTGTTGTCGGAAAAGGCCCTCTCTGACAACCTCAGCGCCATGCAGCTGGGGGAACACTTGTTCAAGGACTACCAGTTCGGCCTCAAGTTGATCCAAAAGAACACGGGGCGGGAAGAGTTTGTCATCGATCGCGCGGCCATTGAAGATCCTGAGGGCACCCTTAGCCGCTGGGTGGTGGAATCCTACAACCGTGCGGAAGCTCCTAGAATGGAGCCTTGA
- a CDS encoding serine/threonine-protein kinase, whose product MSNSPLLEICPACQCELDLSACDLLEDIVCPQCDYAFTARTQLGPYRLKSLLGEGGLSKVYLAEDETLGRTLALKVLSAEFAKNESWVTQLEKEARITASISHPNVVQVYSAGSADGKHYVAMELIDGGTLHDLIEEKGHLEAKELVPIAVDLIDGLNAAHEKGLIHRDIKPGNILMAADGSAKIVDFGFALLAATEEDQQEELWATPFYVPPEKLEGEPEDFRSDLFSLGATLFHAVTGEPPHQEGSDSISALREAKKKPARVREKRRAVPLILAKAIEKMMAWSPDGRYQSYREARRAIQQSGRGQLSAASTGGGQEATTATPSQAPARPFPLLPVLAGVALLGALATVLLVQGGKKEEGPGQAGPSGESRLAVDRERSGAVGAQFLESQELLLAGQFEEAEKAALELARDEEASAPIPARAALNAALAAYLSGDGDGAMKHLELLRSVNQSGAAMDARLYDLLDWTQRQLLEGGLPDPDLVASLPADSLRRFAFLALGLHCWEAEQFLRGEAFLAAFAEADFGGSDSWVGKFQALAEPYLKDAVTLEEWEEAELSASPEEALEEFAALKTAYNRLLTKGAAPRKLGETLSAFESALKEQQKAANEKEASRMARAVREELAGLRDPWEAAVAAYAENWGLGEALAVLQAGEAESREAQAALATLESFFQEAGGYLEGMEGSLKRYGYSGRLMKSETAIAAEGMEGVRIEEGELRFILSGRSLSFPVEKVPAAHWAAMSQDIIRRIPSSEELLQLRAAHVSFLLAHGVQGALLEAQLLALDDPEFRDRWATVAPVFK is encoded by the coding sequence ATGTCGAATTCTCCCCTGCTGGAAATCTGCCCGGCTTGTCAATGTGAGCTGGACTTGAGTGCCTGCGATCTTTTGGAGGACATTGTTTGCCCTCAATGCGACTACGCCTTCACGGCCCGCACCCAGTTGGGACCCTACCGTTTGAAGTCGCTTTTGGGGGAAGGGGGATTGAGCAAGGTCTACTTGGCCGAGGACGAGACCCTGGGGCGGACGCTGGCGCTCAAGGTCCTCTCGGCGGAGTTCGCGAAAAACGAGTCCTGGGTCACCCAGCTCGAGAAGGAGGCTCGGATCACCGCCTCCATCAGCCACCCCAACGTGGTCCAGGTCTATTCGGCGGGGTCAGCGGACGGGAAGCACTATGTGGCGATGGAGTTGATCGACGGCGGGACGCTCCATGATTTGATTGAAGAGAAAGGCCACTTGGAGGCCAAGGAGCTGGTTCCAATCGCGGTCGATCTCATCGATGGCTTGAACGCGGCTCACGAAAAGGGCCTGATTCATCGCGACATCAAGCCAGGCAATATTCTCATGGCAGCGGATGGTTCGGCCAAGATCGTGGACTTCGGTTTCGCTCTCCTGGCGGCCACCGAAGAAGACCAGCAGGAGGAGCTGTGGGCGACTCCCTTTTATGTCCCGCCCGAGAAACTGGAGGGCGAACCAGAGGACTTTCGCTCGGATCTTTTTAGCCTGGGGGCGACGCTGTTTCATGCGGTGACCGGAGAGCCTCCTCACCAGGAGGGAAGCGACTCCATCAGCGCGCTGCGCGAGGCCAAGAAGAAGCCTGCGCGGGTCCGGGAGAAACGTCGAGCGGTCCCTCTGATCTTGGCCAAAGCGATTGAGAAGATGATGGCTTGGTCGCCTGACGGTCGCTACCAAAGCTACCGAGAGGCCCGCCGCGCCATCCAGCAAAGCGGGCGCGGTCAGCTGAGTGCCGCTTCCACTGGCGGCGGCCAAGAGGCGACGACTGCCACCCCGTCCCAGGCGCCCGCGCGTCCTTTTCCTCTGCTGCCGGTCTTGGCGGGCGTGGCCTTGCTCGGGGCCCTCGCGACGGTCCTTCTGGTGCAAGGCGGGAAGAAGGAGGAAGGCCCAGGGCAGGCTGGCCCTTCGGGTGAATCCCGTCTGGCAGTCGATCGCGAGCGTTCCGGAGCGGTCGGGGCCCAGTTTCTTGAAAGCCAAGAGCTTTTGCTAGCCGGCCAGTTCGAGGAGGCAGAAAAGGCAGCCTTAGAATTGGCCCGGGACGAAGAAGCTTCCGCTCCGATTCCCGCCCGGGCGGCCTTGAACGCGGCCCTGGCGGCTTACCTGTCCGGGGACGGCGATGGCGCCATGAAGCACCTCGAACTGCTGCGCTCGGTGAACCAGTCGGGAGCCGCCATGGACGCCCGTCTTTATGACCTCTTGGATTGGACCCAGCGACAGCTTCTGGAAGGGGGCTTGCCGGACCCGGACCTCGTCGCTTCTTTGCCAGCAGATTCCCTGCGCCGTTTTGCTTTCCTCGCTCTCGGGCTCCATTGCTGGGAGGCGGAGCAATTTCTCCGAGGAGAAGCCTTTTTGGCTGCCTTTGCGGAAGCGGACTTTGGGGGAAGCGATTCCTGGGTCGGGAAATTTCAAGCCCTGGCAGAACCTTACCTCAAAGACGCGGTTACCCTGGAGGAGTGGGAGGAGGCCGAGTTGTCCGCTTCTCCGGAAGAGGCGCTGGAAGAGTTCGCGGCGCTCAAGACGGCTTACAATCGATTGCTGACCAAGGGAGCGGCTCCTCGGAAGCTTGGGGAGACCTTGTCTGCGTTCGAGTCGGCTCTCAAAGAACAACAAAAGGCCGCCAACGAGAAGGAGGCCTCTCGCATGGCGAGAGCCGTTCGGGAGGAATTGGCCGGCTTGCGAGATCCCTGGGAAGCGGCGGTGGCTGCGTATGCCGAAAACTGGGGGCTGGGGGAGGCCTTGGCTGTCTTGCAGGCGGGAGAAGCGGAAAGCCGAGAGGCCCAGGCTGCCCTGGCGACCTTGGAGTCCTTCTTTCAAGAAGCAGGTGGTTATCTCGAAGGCATGGAAGGGTCTCTCAAGCGTTATGGGTATAGCGGTCGACTCATGAAGAGTGAGACAGCCATCGCCGCGGAGGGGATGGAGGGAGTCCGGATCGAGGAAGGGGAACTACGGTTCATTCTATCCGGTCGAAGCCTCTCTTTTCCGGTGGAGAAAGTTCCGGCTGCCCACTGGGCCGCCATGAGTCAAGACATCATTCGGCGAATCCCCTCCTCCGAGGAGCTGCTCCAGCTTCGGGCCGCTCATGTCAGCTTCCTGCTGGCTCATGGAGTGCAGGGTGCCTTGTTGGAAGCGCAGTTGTTGGCCTTGGATGACCCGGAATTTCGAGACCGCTGGGCAACCGTGGCTCCCGTTTTCAAGTAA